One stretch of Hymenobacter chitinivorans DSM 11115 DNA includes these proteins:
- the rnhA gene encoding ribonuclease HI: MIQLFTDGSSRGNPGPGGYGAILRYGPHEKEITQGFRLTTNNRMELLAVIIGLEAVTRPEIPITVTTDSKYVVDAVEKKWVFGWAAKPDFGKKANEDLWRRFIKIYKQRKVQFRWVRGHNGHPENERCDQLAVRSAVHGPLLIDAGYEATAGQLS, from the coding sequence ATGATTCAACTCTTTACCGACGGCTCATCCCGCGGCAACCCGGGGCCGGGCGGCTACGGCGCCATCCTGCGCTACGGGCCCCACGAAAAGGAAATTACCCAGGGCTTCCGCCTCACCACCAACAACCGCATGGAGCTGCTGGCCGTCATTATCGGCCTGGAAGCCGTGACGCGTCCCGAAATTCCGATTACCGTGACCACCGACTCGAAGTACGTGGTGGATGCAGTGGAGAAAAAGTGGGTGTTTGGCTGGGCCGCCAAGCCCGACTTCGGCAAGAAAGCCAACGAGGACCTGTGGCGGCGCTTCATCAAGATTTACAAGCAGCGCAAGGTGCAGTTTCGCTGGGTGCGGGGCCACAACGGCCACCCCGAAAACGAGCGGTGCGACCAGCTGGCCGTGCGCAGCGCCGTGCACGGCCCCCTGCTCATCGACGCCGGCTACGAGGCCACGGCCGGGCAGCTCTCGTGA
- a CDS encoding alpha/beta hydrolase — translation MERRLTVTRSARYYQAGELSVATRRVWFVCHGYGQLAAYFIRHFQRLNQADPATVIIAPEGLSRFYLNGTSGRIGATWMTREDRLAEIEDYVAYLNQLARAVLAECGPAAQVTVLGFSQGAATVSRWLARASFRPARLILWAGAFPPDMDFTVASHLLRQLPVTLVCGTQDEFIDDTALTQQRDFLQKLGVEPDIIRFEGRHELNATVLDGLHQAS, via the coding sequence ATGGAGCGACGCCTCACCGTTACCCGCTCGGCCCGGTATTATCAGGCCGGAGAGCTCAGTGTGGCCACGCGGCGGGTGTGGTTTGTGTGCCACGGCTACGGACAGCTGGCCGCTTACTTTATCCGGCACTTCCAGCGCCTCAACCAAGCTGATCCTGCGACGGTCATTATTGCCCCGGAGGGCTTGTCGCGCTTTTACCTGAACGGCACCAGCGGCCGGATTGGGGCTACGTGGATGACGCGGGAAGACCGCCTGGCCGAAATCGAGGATTACGTAGCCTACCTCAACCAGCTGGCCCGGGCCGTACTGGCCGAGTGCGGCCCGGCGGCGCAGGTCACGGTGCTGGGCTTCTCGCAGGGCGCTGCCACCGTCAGCCGCTGGCTGGCCCGGGCTTCGTTTCGCCCGGCCCGCCTCATCCTCTGGGCCGGCGCCTTCCCGCCCGACATGGATTTCACCGTGGCCTCTCACCTGCTCCGGCAGCTGCCCGTCACGCTCGTGTGCGGCACCCAGGACGAGTTTATTGACGACACAGCCCTCACCCAGCAGCGGGACTTTCTGCAGAAGCTGGGCGTCGAGCCCGACATCATCCGCTTCGAAGGCCGACACGAGCTAAACGCAACCGTGCTGGACGGCCTGCATCAGGCTTCGTGA
- a CDS encoding cytidine deaminase translates to MAHPLHLTITVEVLASEAELSPAEATTWQQARAATDQAYAPYSHFHVGTALLLDNGVIHKGTNQENAAYPSGLCAERTALFGLASSQPERRILCMAVAARPANGDFVAVTSCGACRQVMTEYENRQGSPIPLLLPGPNNTIYRFRSLADLLPFQFSASDLPTVN, encoded by the coding sequence ATGGCCCACCCGCTCCATCTGACCATCACCGTCGAGGTGCTGGCCTCCGAAGCCGAACTCTCTCCCGCCGAAGCAACCACGTGGCAACAGGCCCGTGCCGCCACCGACCAAGCCTACGCGCCCTACTCCCACTTCCACGTGGGCACGGCGCTGCTGCTCGATAATGGCGTGATTCACAAAGGTACCAACCAGGAAAACGCGGCCTACCCTTCGGGCCTCTGCGCCGAACGCACGGCCCTCTTCGGCCTGGCTTCCTCCCAGCCCGAGCGCCGCATTCTGTGCATGGCCGTGGCAGCTAGGCCCGCCAACGGCGACTTCGTGGCCGTGACCTCCTGCGGGGCCTGCCGCCAGGTGATGACCGAGTACGAAAACCGCCAGGGCTCCCCTATTCCGCTGCTGCTGCCCGGCCCCAACAACACCATCTACCGCTTCCGCTCCCTGGCCGACCTACTGCCCTTCCAGTTCTCGGCCAGCGACCTGCCGACGGTGAATTAG
- the aroQ gene encoding type II 3-dehydroquinate dehydratase produces MQILIINGPNLNLLGRREPGIYGTRSFEEYLPELREAFPDFTLEYFQSNHEGELIDKIHEVGFTYHGIVLNAGAYTHTSLALADALAAINSPVVEVHLSNVAAREEIRHKSLLAKNCLGSISGFKLDSYRLALHYFEGIRPKRVGFKV; encoded by the coding sequence ATGCAAATTCTTATTATCAACGGCCCCAACCTCAATCTGCTGGGCCGGCGCGAGCCGGGCATCTACGGTACCCGCTCCTTCGAGGAGTACCTGCCCGAGCTGCGCGAGGCCTTCCCCGACTTCACCCTGGAGTATTTCCAAAGCAACCACGAGGGTGAGCTGATCGACAAAATCCACGAGGTGGGCTTCACCTACCACGGCATCGTGCTCAACGCCGGGGCCTACACCCACACCAGCCTGGCCCTGGCCGACGCGCTGGCCGCCATCAACTCGCCGGTGGTGGAAGTGCACCTCTCCAACGTGGCCGCCCGCGAGGAAATCCGCCACAAAAGCCTGCTAGCCAAAAACTGCCTGGGCAGCATCAGCGGCTTCAAGCTCGACAGCTACCGCCTGGCCCTGCACTACTTCGAAGGTATCCGCCCCAAGCGCGTGGGGTTTAAGGTTTAA
- a CDS encoding aminotransferase class V-fold PLP-dependent enzyme, producing MYTFNPGPSQVYPELRGYLQDAFDEGWLSAPHRGERFTGLMRQTVADLKTKLNIPQDYTVFFLSSATECWEVLAQSLTPTKSFHLYSGAFGEKWFEYAKALRPASTALQFGLDELPEVYTLPLPADDTDLVCITQNETSNATQLRDGFILNLYNRLGNALLAVDATSSLGGIQMKYIKADIWYGSVQKCFGLPAGLGIMVLSPRAVARFRQINERSHYNSLVAQYEKMLNFQTTHTPNVLGIYLLSRVLQDREPIKAVHQHLLDRATKLYDYFDQATQLTPLVTNPETRSTTVIGLQGPPALIDEVKRRAKEQGLQLGNGYGSWKSGSLRIANFPAIPDAAYEQLVQFFAREFS from the coding sequence ATGTATACATTCAACCCCGGCCCGTCGCAGGTGTATCCTGAGCTGCGCGGCTACTTGCAGGATGCCTTCGACGAGGGCTGGCTTTCGGCGCCCCACCGCGGGGAGCGGTTTACGGGCCTGATGCGGCAGACCGTGGCCGACCTGAAAACCAAGCTCAACATCCCGCAGGACTACACCGTGTTTTTCCTGAGCTCGGCCACCGAGTGCTGGGAAGTGCTGGCCCAGAGCCTGACGCCCACCAAGAGCTTCCACCTCTACAGCGGCGCTTTCGGCGAGAAGTGGTTTGAGTACGCCAAGGCCCTGCGCCCGGCCAGCACCGCCCTGCAGTTCGGCCTCGACGAGCTGCCCGAGGTGTATACCCTGCCCCTGCCCGCCGACGATACCGACCTGGTGTGCATCACCCAGAACGAAACCTCCAACGCCACCCAGCTGCGCGACGGGTTCATTCTGAACCTCTACAACCGCCTGGGCAACGCCCTGCTGGCCGTGGATGCCACCTCCTCGCTGGGCGGCATTCAGATGAAGTACATCAAGGCCGATATCTGGTACGGCTCGGTGCAGAAGTGCTTCGGTTTGCCGGCCGGCTTGGGCATCATGGTCTTGTCGCCGCGGGCGGTGGCGCGCTTCCGCCAGATCAACGAGCGGAGCCACTATAACAGCCTGGTGGCCCAGTACGAGAAGATGCTCAACTTCCAGACCACTCACACACCCAACGTGCTCGGCATCTACCTGCTGAGCCGGGTGCTGCAGGACCGGGAGCCCATCAAGGCCGTGCACCAGCACCTGCTCGACCGCGCCACCAAGCTCTACGACTACTTCGACCAGGCCACCCAGCTCACCCCGCTGGTAACCAACCCCGAAACCCGCTCCACCACCGTCATCGGCCTGCAGGGCCCGCCCGCCCTCATCGACGAAGTAAAGCGCCGCGCCAAAGAGCAGGGCCTGCAGCTGGGCAACGGCTACGGCAGCTGGAAGTCGGGCTCGCTGCGCATCGCCAACTTCCCCGCCATTCCCGACGCGGCCTACGAGCAGCTGGTCCAGTTCTTCGCCCGCGAGTTTTCTTAA
- a CDS encoding acyltransferase family protein — protein sequence MRPAAYVPALTGFRALAALSVFLFHFPPVTAGGSAVFSVLHALFREGHVGVSLFFTLSGFLIARRYSQQHLAGPALRTYLFRRWARIYPVFFLVTTATFVFSKLYQNQDALRLYLVNITLLKGLLPNYAFTAVAQSWSLTTEECFYLLAPGLFWLGRRAAVRWWVGAALALALMGFLVYGVLFPTPESGFARFHFMLVVTIFGRSTEFLLGAAWALAPAGWLRRRATLLGALGVLVVGGGLAAIQLHFGKVSIDTPLGVAVNNLVLPAATGLLLYGLATEATRLQAVLSTKVFQVLGRASYCFYLLHMGFLHDFLLRWLPTGWPAALLYGLVLLLTVAASLALYYLVEQPVHRWLLSRGRPVAVAG from the coding sequence GTGAGGCCGGCCGCCTACGTCCCCGCCCTGACGGGTTTCCGGGCTTTGGCGGCCCTGAGCGTGTTCCTGTTTCATTTCCCGCCGGTAACAGCCGGCGGCAGCGCCGTTTTCAGCGTCCTGCACGCCCTGTTTCGGGAAGGCCACGTCGGAGTGTCGTTGTTCTTCACCCTCAGCGGCTTTCTGATTGCGCGGCGCTACTCCCAGCAGCACTTGGCCGGCCCCGCGCTGCGGACTTATCTGTTTCGGCGCTGGGCCCGGATTTATCCGGTGTTTTTCCTGGTCACCACCGCCACGTTTGTTTTCAGCAAGCTGTATCAGAACCAGGATGCCCTGCGCCTGTACCTGGTCAACATCACCCTGCTCAAGGGCTTGCTGCCGAACTACGCCTTCACCGCCGTGGCCCAAAGCTGGTCGTTGACGACGGAGGAGTGCTTTTACCTGCTGGCCCCGGGTCTGTTCTGGCTGGGCCGCCGGGCGGCGGTGCGCTGGTGGGTGGGCGCGGCTCTGGCCCTGGCGCTGATGGGTTTTCTGGTATACGGCGTGCTTTTTCCCACACCCGAATCCGGCTTTGCCCGCTTCCACTTCATGCTTGTCGTCACCATTTTCGGGCGGAGCACGGAGTTTCTGCTGGGTGCGGCCTGGGCGCTGGCCCCCGCCGGGTGGCTGCGCCGCCGCGCCACGCTGCTCGGGGCGTTGGGCGTGCTGGTCGTGGGTGGGGGGCTGGCAGCCATTCAGCTGCATTTCGGCAAAGTCAGCATTGATACGCCCCTGGGCGTGGCCGTCAACAACCTGGTGCTGCCCGCCGCCACGGGCCTGCTGCTCTACGGGCTGGCCACGGAAGCTACCCGGCTGCAAGCTGTGCTCAGCACGAAGGTTTTTCAGGTGCTGGGCCGGGCTTCCTACTGCTTTTATTTGCTGCACATGGGCTTTCTGCACGATTTTCTGCTGCGGTGGCTGCCCACTGGCTGGCCGGCGGCCCTGCTCTACGGGCTGGTACTGCTGCTGACCGTGGCGGCTTCCCTGGCCCTGTATTACCTGGTCGAGCAGCCGGTGCACCGCTGGCTGCTAAGCCGCGGCCGGCCGGTGGCGGTGGCCGGATAA
- a CDS encoding saccharopine dehydrogenase family protein gives MSRILLLGAGRSASSLLHYLLLHAAEEGWQLTVADVNPAHLAPVLAAHTAYARAVAFDIQQETQLPELVLQADIVISMLPALFHLPVAKACVQHGRHLVTASYVSAEIRELDALAKAADILILMECGLDPGLDHMSAMRALHDIRARGGQLTAFRSYCGGLLAPDSEGENPWKYKFTWNPRNVVLAGQSTAKYLENGHLRFIPYQQLFARTTPITVAGYGEFDGYANRDSLSYRAPYGLDAIPTMLRGTLRRAGYCAAWQAFVRLGLTDDAVHLGNSADMTWAALVESFLPAPNGRETSLPDRTAAYLGLAPDGPEMQRLAWLDVFSARPVGLADATPAQLLERLLTEKWQLQAGDHDMIVMQHTLDYSLAGVPHRWESSLVVLGDDATHTAMAKTVGLPVAMAVRRLAAGLVAQRGVVIPTEACLYEPILDELAADYGIRFEEHEVSLQPGVPA, from the coding sequence ATGTCCCGCATTCTGCTCCTGGGCGCCGGCCGCTCGGCCTCCTCACTGCTTCATTATCTGCTCCTCCACGCCGCCGAGGAGGGCTGGCAGCTTACCGTGGCCGACGTGAATCCGGCCCACCTGGCCCCGGTACTGGCCGCCCACACTGCTTATGCCCGGGCCGTGGCCTTTGATATTCAGCAGGAAACCCAGCTGCCCGAGTTGGTCCTGCAGGCCGACATTGTCATTTCCATGCTGCCGGCCCTGTTTCATTTACCCGTGGCCAAGGCCTGCGTGCAGCACGGCCGCCATTTGGTAACGGCCAGCTACGTATCGGCTGAAATCCGGGAGCTGGACGCGCTGGCCAAGGCCGCCGACATCCTGATTCTGATGGAGTGCGGCCTGGACCCGGGCCTGGACCATATGTCGGCCATGCGGGCCCTGCACGATATTCGGGCCCGGGGCGGGCAGCTCACGGCCTTCCGCTCGTACTGCGGCGGGCTACTGGCCCCCGACTCGGAAGGCGAGAATCCGTGGAAGTACAAGTTTACCTGGAACCCGCGCAACGTGGTGCTGGCCGGGCAAAGCACGGCTAAATACCTCGAAAACGGCCACTTGCGCTTTATTCCCTACCAGCAGCTCTTTGCCCGCACCACGCCCATTACGGTAGCTGGCTACGGTGAATTCGACGGCTACGCCAACCGCGACTCGCTCAGCTACCGGGCGCCCTACGGTCTGGATGCTATTCCGACTATGCTGCGCGGCACCCTGCGCCGGGCCGGCTACTGCGCCGCCTGGCAGGCCTTCGTGCGTTTGGGCCTCACCGATGACGCGGTGCACCTCGGCAATTCGGCCGACATGACCTGGGCTGCGCTGGTTGAATCGTTCCTGCCCGCCCCGAATGGACGGGAAACTTCGTTGCCGGACCGCACGGCGGCGTATCTGGGTTTAGCGCCCGACGGCCCCGAAATGCAGCGCCTGGCCTGGCTCGACGTGTTTTCGGCGCGGCCGGTAGGGTTGGCCGATGCCACGCCGGCCCAGCTGCTGGAGCGCCTGCTCACCGAGAAGTGGCAGCTACAGGCCGGGGACCACGACATGATTGTAATGCAGCACACCCTTGACTACTCCCTGGCCGGGGTGCCCCACCGCTGGGAATCGTCGTTGGTGGTGCTCGGCGACGATGCCACGCACACGGCTATGGCCAAAACCGTGGGCCTGCCGGTGGCTATGGCCGTGCGGCGCCTGGCCGCGGGGCTGGTAGCGCAGCGCGGCGTGGTCATCCCGACCGAAGCCTGCCTGTACGAGCCCATTCTGGACGAGCTGGCAGCCGACTACGGCATTCGGTTCGAGGAGCACGAGGTGAGCTTGCAGCCCGGCGTGCCGGCCTGA
- a CDS encoding ATP-binding cassette domain-containing protein produces MLSIHNLGKSFGAHQVLQGVHLDLRPGSIHGLVGANGAGKTTLLHCLYGLLTDYSGQIRETTGLPIREHTGVLPYEPYFYPRLTGREYLEFCLQARRRPRVDFTAWNSLLELPLDQYAEEYSAGMKKKLALLALLVQDFRYLILDEPFNGLDMGTNLLLKEILLRLRAQDRGILLTSHLLGTLTETCDEITLLAGGTVLRHYPAAEFGALSADLLDSLYQDKLAQIADLLPASQR; encoded by the coding sequence ATGCTTAGCATTCATAATCTAGGGAAAAGCTTCGGGGCGCACCAAGTGTTGCAGGGCGTACATCTGGACCTGCGGCCGGGCTCCATTCACGGGCTAGTGGGCGCCAACGGGGCCGGCAAAACGACCCTGCTCCACTGCCTCTACGGGCTGCTGACCGACTATTCAGGCCAGATTCGGGAAACCACCGGGCTGCCCATCCGGGAGCATACCGGGGTGCTGCCCTACGAGCCCTACTTTTACCCCCGCCTCACCGGGCGCGAATACCTGGAGTTCTGTTTGCAGGCCCGGCGCCGGCCCCGGGTTGATTTTACGGCCTGGAACAGCCTGCTGGAGTTGCCCCTGGACCAGTACGCGGAAGAGTATTCGGCCGGCATGAAGAAAAAGCTGGCCTTGCTGGCACTGCTGGTCCAGGATTTTCGCTACCTAATTCTGGACGAGCCCTTCAACGGCCTCGACATGGGCACCAACCTGCTGCTCAAGGAAATTCTGCTGCGCCTGCGGGCCCAGGACCGGGGTATTTTGCTGACCTCCCACTTACTGGGCACGCTCACCGAAACCTGCGACGAAATAACTCTGCTGGCCGGCGGCACCGTGCTGCGCCACTACCCGGCCGCCGAATTCGGGGCCTTGTCGGCTGACTTGCTCGACTCGCTCTACCAGGACAAGCTGGCCCAGATTGCCGATTTATTGCCCGCCTCTCAACGCTAA
- a CDS encoding DUF6252 family protein — translation MIKVFTKSHGVASCWIALALLAGSGCKKVEEIVAPKLPDATQDGKNTFGCMLDDKVWVPYTDHVLDDKMDANYSSTSFRVSAEQYDDGTDHTQFDLYVTAANVQPGTYAVGQGFSAQFERQKKGGGSIDTYSTSTGSLTITKVEARTSTFNNVTSRYTVVAGTFSFTAAAPGGQTVVVKDGRFDAQAF, via the coding sequence ATGATAAAGGTATTTACCAAAAGTCACGGGGTGGCTTCCTGCTGGATAGCGCTGGCCCTGCTGGCCGGCAGTGGCTGCAAGAAAGTGGAGGAAATCGTTGCTCCCAAGCTGCCCGATGCCACCCAGGACGGCAAAAATACCTTCGGCTGTATGCTCGACGACAAGGTTTGGGTGCCCTACACCGACCACGTGCTCGACGACAAGATGGACGCCAACTACAGCAGCACCAGCTTCCGGGTATCGGCCGAGCAGTACGACGACGGCACCGACCATACCCAGTTTGATCTGTACGTGACGGCCGCCAACGTGCAGCCGGGCACCTACGCCGTGGGCCAGGGCTTTAGCGCCCAGTTCGAGCGCCAGAAAAAAGGCGGCGGCAGCATCGACACCTACTCGACCTCCACGGGCAGCCTCACGATTACCAAGGTGGAGGCGCGCACGTCCACGTTCAACAACGTCACCTCGCGCTACACCGTGGTGGCCGGCACGTTTAGCTTCACGGCCGCCGCCCCAGGCGGGCAAACGGTGGTGGTGAAAGACGGCCGCTTCGATGCCCAGGCGTTCTAA
- the xerD gene encoding site-specific tyrosine recombinase XerD → MSNWSVSIKQFEGYLQLEKSLSANSVEAYVRDIGKLRQYLEISKLPASPAQVTTRILRDFLAWLGELGMSATSQARTLSGIKAFFSFMIMEDLLTLDPTDTLEAPKVGRKLPDTLSYEEITRVLEAVDMSTNEGTRNRAILETLYSSGLRVSELTDLRLSNLYADQGFVRVTGKGNKERLVPIGRDALKHIGFYISGVRCHLDIEPGHEDFVFLNRRGTKLSRVMIFNIIKDVVDKAGIGKVVSPHTFRHSFATHLIEGGADLRAVQEMLGHESITTTEIYTHLDRDYLRQIITEFHPRS, encoded by the coding sequence ATGTCCAACTGGTCCGTCAGCATCAAGCAATTCGAAGGCTATCTGCAGCTGGAAAAGTCGTTGTCGGCCAATTCGGTGGAAGCCTACGTGCGCGACATCGGCAAGCTGCGCCAGTACCTGGAGATTTCCAAGCTGCCCGCCTCGCCGGCCCAGGTCACGACCCGCATCCTGCGCGACTTCCTGGCCTGGCTCGGCGAGCTGGGCATGAGTGCCACCTCCCAGGCCCGCACCCTATCGGGCATCAAGGCCTTTTTCAGCTTCATGATAATGGAGGATCTGCTCACCCTGGACCCCACCGACACGCTCGAAGCGCCCAAGGTAGGCCGCAAGCTGCCCGACACGCTCAGCTACGAGGAAATCACCCGGGTGCTGGAGGCCGTGGATATGAGCACCAACGAGGGCACCCGCAACCGGGCCATCCTCGAAACGCTCTACTCCTCGGGCCTGCGCGTGTCGGAGCTGACGGATTTGCGCCTCTCCAACCTCTACGCCGACCAGGGCTTCGTGCGCGTGACCGGCAAGGGCAACAAGGAACGGCTGGTGCCCATCGGCCGCGACGCGCTGAAACACATTGGCTTCTACATCAGCGGGGTGCGCTGCCACCTCGACATTGAGCCCGGCCACGAGGACTTCGTGTTTCTGAACCGGCGCGGCACCAAACTGTCCCGGGTCATGATTTTCAACATTATTAAGGATGTCGTCGACAAGGCCGGCATCGGCAAAGTGGTGAGCCCGCACACCTTCCGCCACAGCTTTGCCACCCACCTCATCGAGGGCGGGGCCGACCTGCGGGCCGTGCAGGAAATGCTGGGCCACGAGAGCATTACGACCACCGAAATCTACACCCACCTCGACCGGGACTACCTGCGCCAGATCATCACCGAGTTTCACCCCCGCAGCTAA
- a CDS encoding MarC family protein, with product MFSLKEIFSVTLTLFAVIDILGSIPIIIQIRQREGKIHSEKATLVAGVLMVVFLFLGQSILSLFGVDYQSFALAGAIIIFLIGMEMILGIELFKNDPTTRTGSIVPLAFPIIVGAGTMTTLLSLRAAYSLPNVLVGIGLNLVFVFIVLKSSAWIERKLGKAGEDILRRVFGVILLAIAIKLFKSNF from the coding sequence ATGTTCTCTCTCAAGGAAATCTTCTCGGTTACGCTCACGCTGTTTGCGGTGATTGATATTCTGGGCTCCATCCCGATTATCATCCAGATTCGGCAGCGCGAGGGCAAGATTCACTCCGAGAAAGCTACGCTGGTGGCGGGCGTGCTGATGGTGGTATTTTTGTTTCTGGGCCAGAGCATTCTGAGCTTGTTCGGGGTCGACTACCAGTCGTTTGCCCTGGCCGGGGCCATCATCATCTTCCTGATTGGCATGGAGATGATTCTGGGCATTGAGCTCTTCAAAAACGACCCGACGACGCGCACCGGCTCCATCGTGCCGCTGGCGTTTCCCATCATCGTGGGGGCCGGCACCATGACCACGCTGCTCTCGTTGCGGGCCGCCTACTCCCTGCCCAACGTGCTGGTGGGCATCGGCCTGAACCTGGTCTTTGTCTTCATCGTGCTCAAAAGCTCGGCCTGGATTGAGCGCAAACTCGGCAAAGCCGGCGAAGACATTCTGCGCCGCGTGTTCGGCGTGATTCTGCTGGCCATTGCCATCAAGCTGTTTAAATCGAACTTTTAG
- a CDS encoding tRNA1(Val) (adenine(37)-N6)-methyltransferase has translation MANTYFRFKHFTIDQAECAMKVCTDACVLGAAAELTTATRILDIGTGTGLLALMAAQRNPTARIDAVEVEPQAAAQAAANVAGSPWSGRVQVLAGSLAALAATEPAAYDHILCNPPFFRESLRSPSAARTTARHTAPDTLTFQELAEFASRFLAPGGQLSVLLPPPEMQHFEREAAHAGLFAQRRLVLSHRPGSKPLRHITHFGHQSRAVEQQPLAIHEAESEAYSAEFEALLRDFYLAF, from the coding sequence TTGGCCAACACCTATTTCCGCTTCAAGCATTTCACCATCGACCAGGCCGAGTGCGCCATGAAAGTGTGCACCGACGCCTGCGTGCTGGGCGCCGCCGCCGAGCTGACCACCGCCACCCGCATCCTCGACATCGGTACCGGCACTGGCCTGCTGGCTCTGATGGCCGCCCAGCGCAACCCCACGGCCCGCATCGACGCCGTGGAAGTTGAGCCCCAAGCCGCGGCCCAGGCGGCCGCCAACGTGGCCGGCAGCCCCTGGTCCGGCCGGGTACAGGTGCTAGCTGGCAGTCTGGCCGCGCTGGCCGCCACCGAGCCGGCGGCTTACGACCATATCCTGTGCAACCCGCCGTTTTTCCGGGAGTCGCTCCGCTCCCCGTCGGCGGCCCGCACCACGGCCCGGCACACCGCCCCCGACACGCTGACGTTTCAGGAACTAGCCGAGTTTGCCTCCCGGTTTTTGGCGCCCGGCGGGCAGCTGAGCGTGCTGTTGCCGCCCCCGGAAATGCAGCATTTCGAGCGGGAAGCTGCCCACGCCGGGTTATTTGCGCAGCGGCGCCTGGTACTGAGTCATCGGCCCGGCAGCAAGCCCCTGCGCCACATTACCCACTTTGGCCACCAGTCCCGGGCCGTGGAGCAGCAGCCGTTGGCCATTCACGAAGCCGAGAGTGAGGCGTACTCGGCCGAATTTGAAGCGTTGCTGCGCGACTTTTACCTGGCCTTTTAG